In Plasmodium yoelii strain 17X genome assembly, chromosome: 6, one DNA window encodes the following:
- a CDS encoding general transcription factor 3C polypeptide 5, putative, with protein sequence MYREYEFKNEDNKRFINVKRKKDRNKNIDFEQIKKNNYICVEIPGKIKKRSNGLSAVESLGGLNKITELFKYDQNSYNKNGYENEGQSLILRINNNDIFSSFISSNCTKVNNILIKIKKTKKNRYKIEFMGFVKYLYYFDNMSDFYYIPTFYNRHNYSTNYIHYLTKDEKEKSKDNKNEHENNKHIFPDSYFDHFSSNNFNLNTQCKNNHFFPNQVNGVHYPWDNSICLNKNVQNVENVENAENEYYISEGMCVPDHANLSNIQKKTKNGAENYVENGEQIDTTFENKILNDGKENNIAGSLPLNASTFIFYPDRSSNFHCSNFETFSQNNELDEYFSDKEKKELYKNILNYKDASNMFDDKNDFKFSSDESEGYELQSCIHSKSVIPYDFQKYKSQKINKYIREYKYIISKFTEPFDSKNEIKNEIKNEDLENFIKKLIINKNEKELDFPTKLGSHRFAAENAEKEKELENEKELENQNIDKIQVEKNDKLNIDNNIIYNNKYMDQDISNDSSDSNEIRKEGKENYNKNDNNSDDMNKIIVSKKTVHCNPIANFNDPIYPVIPYESALKKYVSDKLYNRVKCLFDIRPIWSKEVLVEHLENVTTYCLKSCFSKICFYFANGPWRRTYCRYGYDPRNDPSSYIYQTIDFRDNYYRDINTKNIEEMNKPIIKKKNILDQTITNIIKNANQGNEHSENFGNSGNSENFGHSGNSENFGHSGNSENFGHSGNFSKFSNFSYANKENAIKIKRENFTNSDLNVYESEVSNKDPHSAANLVQDNFKTFTNADDNNNSINNGVNNGVNNGIKLGSAKNIEPNRNNLHIKISHEEDEEINEILKFLKRSNSFHFRTKFSSEIHFCVSPLKLSTIYQYIDIFDNNVLNYLSSIKTQDVCTKDNGWITNKDITKIRDILFVKSMTLRQAHTK encoded by the coding sequence ATGTACAGGGaatatgaatttaaaaatgaagataataaacgttttataaatgtaaaaaGGAAAAAGGATAGAAATAAGAATATCGATTttgaacaaataaaaaaaaataattatatatgtgtagAAATTCCtggtaaaataaaaaaacggAGTAATGGATTATCTGCTGTTGAATCTTTGGGGggattaaataaaattactgAACTTTTTAAATATGACCAAAATAgctataataaaaatggttATGAAAATGAAGGACAATCTTTAATATTACGGATAAATAAcaatgatatattttcatcttttatttCATCCAATTGTACAAAAGTTAACaacattttaattaaaataaaaaagactAAGAAAAATAGATATAAGATTGAATTTATGGGGtttgtaaaatatttgtattattttgataatatgtctgatttttattatattcccACTTTTTATAATAGGCATAATTACAGCACAAATTATATACACTATTTAacaaaagatgaaaaagaaaaaagtaaagataataaaaatgagcatgaaaataataagcaTATATTTCCAGATAGCTATTTTGATCATTTTTCCTCAAATAATTTTAACCTTAACACGCAATGTAAAAACAACCATTTTTTCCCTAACCAAGTAAATGGTGTGCATTACCCATGGGACAATTCAAtttgtttaaataaaaacgTACAAAATGTAGAGAATGTAGAAAATGcagaaaatgaatattatattagTGAAGGAATGTGTGTCCCCGATCATGCAAATTTGagtaatatacaaaaaaaaactaaaaatgGTGCCGAAAATTATGTCGAAAATGGTGAACAAATTGACACCACATTTGagaataaaatattgaaCGACGGAAAGGAAAATAACATAGCAGGTTCATTGCCTCTTAACGCAtctacatttatattttatccAGATCGATCATCTAATTTCCATTGCTCTAACTTTGAAACATTTAGTCAAAATAACGAACTTGACGAATATTTTTcagataaagaaaaaaaagaattatataaaaatattttaaattataaagatGCTTCAAATATGtttgatgataaaaatgattttaaattttcatctGATGAAAGTGAAGGATATGAATTACAAAGTTGTATACATAGTAAAAGTGTAATACCATAtgattttcaaaaatataaatctcaaaaaataaataaatatataagagagtataaatatataataagtaAATTTACTGAACCATTTGATtctaaaaatgaaataaaaaatgaaatcaaaaatgaagatttggaaaattttattaaaaaattaataataaacaaaaatgaaaaagaactTGATTTTCCTACTAAATTAGGATCACATCGATTTGCTGCTGAAAATgcagaaaaagaaaaagagtTAGAAAACGAAAAAGAGTTAGAAAACCaaaatattgataaaattcaagtggaaaaaaatgacaaattaaatatagataataatataatttacaataataaatatatggatCAGGATATTTCCAACGATTCTAGTGATTCAAATGAAATTAGAAAAGAAggtaaagaaaattataataaaaatgacaataatagtgatgatatgaataaaataatagtaagTAAAAAAACAGTACATTGTAATCCAATTGCAAATTTTAATGATCCAATATATCCTGTAATTCCATATGAATCtgcattaaaaaaatatgtgtctgataaattatataatagagTAAAATGTCTTTTTGATATTCGACCAATATGGTCAAAAGAAGTTTTAGTAGAACATCTTGAAAATGTAACAACATATTGTTTAAAAAGCtgtttttcaaaaatttgtttttattttgctaATGGACCTTGGAGACGTACATATTGTAGATATGGATATGATCCAAGAAATGATCCATCAAGTTATATTTATCAAACTATAGATTTTAGAGATAATTATTATAGagatataaatacaaaaaatattgaagaaATGAATAAACccattataaaaaaaaaaaacatccTTGATCAAACTATAactaatataattaaaaatgcaAATCAAGGAAACGAACATTCTGAAAATTTTGGAAATTCTGGAAATTCTGAAAATTTTGGACATTCTGGAAATTCTGAAAATTTTGGACATTCTGGAAATTCTGAAAATTTTGGACATTCTggaaatttttcaaaattttcaaatttttcttacgcaaataaagaaaacgcaattaaaataaaaagggaAAATTTTACCAACTCtgatttgaatgtatatgaaAGTGAAGTTTCAAATAAGGACCCCCATTCTGCAGCCAATCTAGTACAAGACAATTTTAAGACGTTTACAAATGcagatgataataataatagcattaATAATGGCGTTAATAATGGCGTTAATAATGGCATTAAATTGGGTTctgcaaaaaatatagaacCCAATAGAAATAATTTGCATATTAAAATTTCTCATGAAGAAGATGAAGAGATTaatgaaattttaaaatttttaaaaagatCAAATAGTTTTCATTTTAGAACAAAATTTTCATCTGAAATTCATTTTTGTGTTAGTCCTTTAAAATTGTCAACTATTTATCAgtatattgatatatttgataataatgttttaaattatttgtcAAGTATTAAAACCCAAGATGTTTGTACAAAAGACAATGGATGGATTActaataaagatataactAAAATACGtgacattttatttgttaaatcTATGACATTACGTCAAGCCCATACTAAGTAG